In Mus caroli chromosome 19, CAROLI_EIJ_v1.1, whole genome shotgun sequence, a genomic segment contains:
- the Ch25h gene encoding cholesterol 25-hydroxylase: MGCHNGSELQDLGCSSQLLLQPLWDTIRTREAFTRSPIFPVTFSIITYMGFCLPFVVLDVLYPWVPILRRYKIHPDFSPSVKQLLPCLGLTLYQHLVFVFPVTLLHWVRSPALLPQEAPELAQLLSHVLICLLLFDTEIFAWHLLHHKVPWLYRTFHKVHHQNSSSFALATQYMSIWELLSLTFFDVLNVAVLQCHPLTIFTFHVINIWLSVEDHSGYDFPWSTHRLVPFGWYGGVAHHDLHHSQFNCNFAPYFTHWDKMLGTLRSASLPESLCTCGERCVDSRERCTVHLIQRKKQT, translated from the coding sequence ATGGGCTGCCACAACGGTTCGGAGCTCCAAGACCTGGGCTGTTCCAGCCAGCTGCTCCTGCAGCCCCTCTGGGACACCATAAGGACAAGGGAGGCGTTCACGCGCTCACCTATCTTCCCAGTCACCTTTTCTATCATCACTTACATGGGCTTCTGCCTACCATTCGTGGTGCTGGACGTCCTGTATCCCTGGGTCCCCATCCTGCGACGCTACAAGATCCACCCGGACTTCTCGCCTTCCGTAAAGCAGCTTCTGCCTTGCCTGGGGCTGACACTCTACCAGCACCTGGTGTTCGTGTTCCCCGTGACGCTGCTGCACTGGGTGCGCAGCCCGGCGCTCCTCCCCCAGGAGGCCCCCGAGCTCGCCCAGCTCCTAAGTCACGTCCTGATCTGCCTGCTGCTCTTCGACACTGAGATCTTCGCGTGGCACCTGCTGCACCATAAGGTGCCCTGGCTGTACCGCACCTTCCACAAGGTGCATCACCAGAACTCGTCCTCCTTCGCGCTGGCGACCCAATACATGAGCATCTGGGAGCTGCTTTCGCTGACCTTCTTCGATGTGCTGAACGTCGCGGTGCTTCAGTGTCACCCACTCACCATCTTTACCTTTCACGTGATTAACATCTGGTTATCGGTGGAGGACCACTCAGGCTATGACTTCCCGTGGTCTACTCATAGACTTGTGCCCTTTGGCTGGTACGGGGGCGTGGCTCACCACGACCTGCATCACTCTCAGTTTAACTGCAATTTTGCTCCTTACTTCACACACTGGGACAAAATGCTGGGCACTCTGCGGTCCGCGTCCCTGCCAGAGAGCCTTTGCACCTGCGGTGAGCGCTGCGTGGACTCCAGAGAGCGATGCACTGTACACTTGAtccagaggaagaaacagacTTGA